One Monomorium pharaonis isolate MP-MQ-018 chromosome 4, ASM1337386v2, whole genome shotgun sequence DNA segment encodes these proteins:
- the LOC105836306 gene encoding probable cytochrome P450 305a1 encodes MIVTAVLVILTIILTIFLLRRRSKRPPGPFPWPFIGNHYYLQKLKRQFGTQHVAFQELSKIYNSGIISLRFGTSETIVVSDSKLIHEICLSEKYDGRPWNEFIKLRNMGMRKGITMNDGTEWKELRAWTVRALRSVGFAKEAMMELLVEEMALIVKRLANGGVQYIRPAFAPAVINVLWMLVTGQKPSENLSRLQKFIDLLERRSQVFDLTGGILSIFPWIRYIAPDSSGYNILVTLNNELKNFLMETINEHKKRFIKGNEADFIDVFLQEMYNREAQQEVFSDDNLLVTLIDFFIAGTSTTTATLDNLFLQMANHQDVQSKLHEEIDTVIGNRLPHLEDRMKMPYTQAILTECQRIWVVTPVIGPRRVLSNTTLDGYEIPKNTIILMNLHCNNMDPEFFPDPNSFRPERHINNGNYQVNENIITFGKGKRRCPGAALAKSAMFLLFVGVMQKYRLLPVPGKGYIKTDFTSGLIAAPKPYEMLIVSR; translated from the exons ATGATTGTGACCGCGGTTCTGGTAATCTTAACTATTATTCTCACTATTTTCCTGTTGCGTCGAAGATCGAAACGTCCGCcag GTCCCTTTCCTTGGCCATTTATTggaaatcattattatttacaaaaattaaaacgtcAATTCGGTACGCAACACGTCGCCTTTCAGGAacttagtaaaatatataatagcgGTATCATAAGTTTGCGATTTGGTACCAGCGAGACAATTGTCGTCTCGGACAGCAAGCTTATACACGAAATATGCCTTAGTGAAAAGTACGACGGGCGTCCCTGGAATGAGTTTATAAAGTTACGGAACATGGGAATGAGGAAAG GGATTACGATGAACGACGGCACGGAGTGGAAAGAATTGCGCGCTTGGACGGTACGCGCTTTGAGAAGCGTCGGTTTCGCCAAGGAGGCGATGATGGAACTGCTCGTGGAGGAGATGGCGCTTATTGTGAAGAGGCTTGCGAACGGTGGCGTGCAATACATACGACCCGCGTTCGCGCCCGCCGTGATAAATGTTCTCTGGATGCTGGTCACGGGGCAAAAGCCGTCCGAGAATCTCTCGAG GTTGCAGAAGTTCATAGATTTGCTGGAACGTCGTTCGCAAGTATTTGATCTTACCGGCGGGATTCTATCCATCTTTCCTTGGATACGTTACATCGCGCCGGATTCTTCGGGATACAACATCCTCGTCACGTTAAACAACGAGCTCAAGAACTTTCTGATG GAGACTATCAACGAGCATAAGAAACGATTTATCAAAGGAAATGAAGCGGATTTTATCGATGTGTTTCTCCAGGAGATGTATAACAGGGAGGCGCAGCAAGAAGTATTTTCAG ACGACAATCTACTTGTGACATTGATCGACTTCTTCATCGCCGGCACCAGCACCACGACAGCGACGTTGGATAATCTCTTCCTGCAAATGGCCAATCACCAGGACGTGCAAAGCAAACTGCACGAGGAGATCGATACTGTGATCGGTAACAGGCTTCCCCATCTGGAGGATAGAATGAA AATGCCTTACACGCAAGCGATATTAACCGAGTGCCAACGCATATGGGTCGTCACACCTGTAATCGGACCACGTCGAGTTCTTAGTAATACGACCCTCGATGGTTATGAGATACCGAAGAACACCATCATTCTCATGAATTTGCATTGCAACAACATGGATCCGGAATTCTTCCCCGATCCGAATTCATTCAGACCGGAGAGGCATATAAACAATGGCAATTATCAAGTGaacgaaaatattataactttcgGAAAAG GAAAGAGAAGATGTCCTGGAGCAGCTTTAGCAAAATCGGCTATGTTCCTATTGTTTGTCGGAGTAATGCAGAAATATCGTTTGCTTCCAGTCCCAGGTAAAGGATATATTAAAACGGACTTTACCAGCGGATTAATAGCTGCACCAAAGCCTTATGAAATGTTAATCGTTTCGagataa
- the LOC105836303 gene encoding small subunit processome component 20 homolog, whose translation MKNKPNRHKETNVFRFKPFFERLTEIDVDVFHRVAHRNEDDAEEVETYFHETLQKWNFLNLTEGYTAFRRQVQDIVTLPQLLHRKQHVIDTLMLYLRKQDPLFLQPILELVVAVARDLQKEFYDYFPEFLSEIICLLQTKDVEQIEYLFTTLAYLFKFLWRYLTRNISTVIPLLLPLLADTQPVYINRFAAESFAFVGRKIKDKDAFLKLVLRILKDRNKNTKENGVPGFGKLLFEIVSGTPGQFHSCSEQMLLLYFNALQDESNDQELMYDLLREIVTCILQNIHSQKCNIMWNIILKVIDAFIEKSKQSLESYEKKHALILFLRLIHIIISYKNGRFLTDAVSLTRRFIIMMDTWNEDNDTLQEIINVSVAVLLASNIKLMQENSSQLLLKIMTVNDIDLLYSAVENLISYSSFEVLVLPHVLRRSISIGFDDKALVLLAKIILAKASPCLSGITLDKWRKYILDIRNIGPKNIDYLLSELKTLSIDTVSLNALRILIILPHLKPLRDEFKNTLKDGLLFLYKKILECNAEDTVDVNKTAFMFLLTLESLIHVSEPSDLHELLVKSDIRIVDLVEKHHDNKYILNAIDLCLTYFAASQHHTDYINSASFDKLNDNIVKKFSSPYGNVRLIVAHLYSSFSDVKDLKRLSMEIGDGKNAMELVYLAESEPATIQNYRSKLLHLQALGFQSHAVATLDPKYYEFPLRCLIGNLYVNFSLLWQPVTVVIASYGSKECPQFWPMFLAELTSNDMSETERKSSFDCQVVSSLEILVERHDDKPDFENHKILLWKCMTHFSHYAEMKNRDLTGLFIDFVNANFFRSNSDEGKYCSVKKRKELIDANNDTDNENENEYDEEERDGSNVKAVQADAIKRNYKVKLLLAQMEIFDKVQNPRMMHREAEMHQIYLDLISSRNADIQRAALNCLFAYKFKYLLPYKESLYNLIDEKNLKNELARFKLDRESNMIEEEHRENLMPIIMRIIYAKMITKTGMRTGGKGGGLVRRKIILRFLGGAQEDEMIVFVKMAFRPFKSYVSLEVDEAFDLNKYAKNIVDIVDLSNVMPPKRMQSAVNLLAIIIEQFGGKMSTKLLPRLLRILICILAEVDGILRRSGEVYPGYLTMIKNVRTSCVGILARFFTHFENYDWKRHEIDAVYHVAIFPSLQKLPIEGIHSPTALLKLFMAWSQNSRYYPLFAKYQEDNVLITPLPYIMQLLSNPRTHQSVINAILGMIEKMLTLQDYGRSNENAMQVDAPFLPLTPILSNVFEMEEKILSSGINYGSAILLPHVPRVLEFIKDRLKRSNKNINKTELIILSRISEFVTDDETCDMVLKLIIPVLLKKATCGGNEETVIELLTTVTNLIKIVSKPEIHLRSVAPLIGFVSDVPARKTLLRLYRIIAERSAKEHREAMIQDCDLLAMLNAWDHRWVDQPDFQKRLDAFNLINDMTERNAITLEFGATVIHNCFYFLKTESDLAMRDCSGQCLKLVGAKLAREHQSNILNRRYLMDDTILTLTRKGITSKNEAVRLQSIAFLGYMALECADVHPVLRDLSLLTNRADPEVDFFENMQHLQLYRRARALLKFCTLAKTLQKPFNPKTLTQFILPLCSSYLCNEAFIHKNSLIDAAIETVGVVCRLLPWHHYEIILKHYLGKLRSSTEFQKQVVRIVVMILDSFHYDLSKYKPAEKTIAQTETTLTETENKAAFVTEKEEANDAIGDDENLKITKQEDEEKLEEALNDENIENVEEIIEKEDREVMKEELSIMERQTLLSQYGAKKVIFSISNDLLPQLHRSIVARTRQESSHKINKKKIASETEEDDLLRVPIALALVKLLQKMPENLLDANLPGIFMKLCTFLKSRMESVRRATRETLQKIMITLGPKYLHHLLKELNTLLTKGFQVHVLAYTVQAVLVALKPYFQKFDINNNLQSILSVCKVDLFGLTAEEKEVAGIVKNVSEAKSTKSFDIFHILAEFITDSCLLDLILPLKEILMKTHSHKTIHKIVECFRNITLGLADNAYIPLEQMLIFLFGIISESIPGLMPEKESKTLAEEERRGETKASIRQSNYFLIPSEPKNRMGIKATAKTTKHANVHVIIEFGLKLYHIFLKRDKVSGTEYKHYLEPFTSVLSDCLKSQHVKLCTVTLQCLNWMLKMDLDSMHSSISDICSSMFNILHKYAAAGLSKGDNFDLVMATFKCMSVIVRDVKYFSIDADQLKILILYAEQDLHDSDKYATAFTLLKAIIHRKMIIPEMYTVMEKVAMLSITSELEHVKLQSRSVFYSYLMGYPLGKHLDKHIYFYLTQLSYEMQPGRLSALEMIHTIVTGFPLKTLTRRAEIIFLMTGARLINDDDPTCRKLCAKCIKEMLTRISFNDRNKLFDKWLPEWLNDSKIRYRTLAAQLCGIFVTVEKNDFDLRLPQILPLLLKQFHAKFSDSDNAKSEKSIKLDNVKFSEKDSKKERTKDHHLIQVLQLVLKIAHHTSILTNEKYKDSVDSFAEYSQSLLAHPHLWVRLAAAQLIGFILAALDVDKIVELLNNPESDLVYAGYMYSRPVHTLKSLILDLVAQLYPDMTFEQLADQVVKNLIFIAKILKSVTGPAKNDDQDDENKAKDNNNLSFPWLIRRLRKAVNIEITQAPKSTSVRTAMFKFIAGVVTTVPMEYLNVILFNIMSPLVREMSTTEETNAELRQLAKEVAAMIKKSIGNEDYVKLLNRVQQKLNVKKAERKKARAQQFVTDPDLAAKRKLAKQQKKKEAKKRKLDTIKGSKGAKKRKKKTELDDL comes from the exons ATGAAGAACAAGCCAAATCGTCACAAGGAGACGAACGTCTTCCGG TTCAAGCCATTTTTCGAGAGATTGACGGAAATCGACGTCGACGTCTTTCACCGTGTGGCGCATAGGAACGAGGACGATGCCGAGGAGGTCGAGACATATTTTCACGAGACGCTGCAAAAATGGAACTTTCTCAACCTGACAGAGGGCTACACTGCCTTCAGGCGTCAAGTGCAGGACATCGTCACATTACCACAATTGCTTCACAGGAAGCAGCATGTAATCGACACGCTTATGTTATATCTGAGGAAGCAAGATCCCTTGTTCCTACAGCCAATTCTGGA GTTGGTAGTAGCTGTAGCTAGAGATCTTCAGAAAGAGTTTTATGATTATTTCCCAGAATTTCTATCAGAAATAATTTGCCTGCTGCAAACAAAAGATGTCGAGCAGATAGAGTATTTGTTCACTACTCTGGCGTATCTGTTTAAATTCCTTTGGAGATATCTGACAAGAAATATAAGCACTGTGATACCACTATTGCTACCATTGCTGGCTGATACACAACCAGTCTACATAAACAGGTTTGCCGCTGAAAGTTTTGCGTTTGTAGGTCGCAAGATCAAGGATAAAGACGCCTTTCTGAAATTGGTGCTACGTATTctaaaagatagaaataaaaacactaAGGAAAATGGAGTACCAGGTTTTGGAAAGTTGTTGTTTGAGATTGTGTCTGGTACTCCAGGACAGTTCCATTCCTGCAGCGAGCAGATGTTACTGCTTTATTTCAACGCTTTGCAGGACGAGTCCAACGATCAAGAGCTCATGTATGACTTACTGCGAGAAATCGTAACGTGCATACTGCAAAACATACATTCACAAAAATGCAACATCATGTGGAACATTATACTAAAAGTAATAGATGCGTTTATTGAAAAGTCGAAGCAATCACTAGAATCATATGAGAAAAAACACGCTTTAATCCTATTCCTGCGTctcatacatattattatcagCTATAAAAATGGAAGGTTCTTAACCGATGCTGTATCTTTGACGCGAAGATTTATTATCATGATGGACACGTGGAATGAAGACAATGATACCTTGCAAGAAATTATCAATGTATCTGTGGCCGTTCTCCTAGCATCGAACATCAAGTTAATGCAGGAGAACTCGAGTCAACTATTGCTGAAAATTATGACGGTAAACGATATCGATTTGTTGTATTCCGctgttgaaaatttaatatcttattctTCGTTCGAAGTTTTGGTGTTGCCACACGTGTTGCGGCGCAGCATATCTATCGGTTTCGACGATAAAGCGTTGGTTTTGCTTGCTAAAATAATTCTCGCAAAAGCATCACCTTGCCTCAGTGGTATAACTTTAGATAAATggagaaaatacattttagatATACGGAATATCGGACctaaaaatatcgattatctTTTATCGGAATTGAAAACATTGTCTATCGATACTGTTTCGCTAAACGCATTGagaattttgattattttaccACACCTGAAGCCGTTGCGCGACGAATTTAAGAATACGTTGAAAGATGGCttgttgtttttatataaaaagatattagaaTGTAATGCAGAAGATACTGTGGATGTTAATAAAACCGctttcatgtttttattaacattggAATCGCTAATACACGTATCAGAGCCAAGTGATCTCCATGAACTTTTAGTAAAATCTGACATAAGAATAGTTGATCTCGTTGAAAAGCACCAcgataacaaatatattttaaacgcGATAGATCTCTGCTTAACGTACTTCGCTGCGTCGCAGCATCACACGGACTACATAAATTCAGCATCGTTTGACAAATTGAACGataacattgtaaaaaaatttagttcaCCTTACGGTAACGTTCGATTGATCGTGGCGCATTTGTACTCCTCGTTTTCTGACGTGAAAGATCTGAAGAGACTCTCGATGGAAATTGGTGATGGAAAAAACGCCATGGAGCTTGTATATCTGGCAGAATCTGAGCCTGCAACGATACAAAACTATCGCAGCAAATTACTGCACTTGCAAGCTCTAGGATTTCAGAGTCACGCGGTAGCTACTTTAGATCCAAAGTATTACGAATTTCCTTTACGATGTCTAATTGGCAATTTGTACGTCAATTTTTCGTTGCTCTGGCAGCCTGTGACCGTGGTCATAGCCAGTTACGGCAGCAAGGAATGCCCACAGTTCTGGCCAATGTTTCTCGCTGAGTTAACGTCTAACGATATGTCGGAGACTGAACGAAAATCATCGTTCGATTGTCAAGTAGTTTCGTCGTTGGAAATATTAGTAGAGAGACACGATGACAAACCTGACTTCGAGAATCACAAGATTCTTCTCTGGAAGTGTATGACGCATTTTTCACATTACGCCGAAATGAAAAATAGAGATCTAACTGGATTGTTTATCGATTTCGTAAATGCCAATTTTTTCCGATCTAACTCCGACGAAGGCAAATATTGCAGCGTAAAAAAACGTAAAGAATTAATCGACGCTAACAACGATACGGACAACGAGAACGAGAACGAGTACGACGAGGAGGAGCGTGACGGGAGTAACGTAAAAGCCGTGCAAGCGGAcgcaataaaaagaaattacaagGTGAAACTTTTGCTCGCACAAATGGAAATATTTGACAAGGTGCAGAATCCGAGAATGATGCACAGAGAAGCGGAGATGCATCAGATCTATCTGGACTTGATTTCGTCGAGAAATGCCGACATACAGAGAGCCGCTCTGAATTGTCTCTTCGCGTACAAGTTCAAGTATCTCTTGCCGTACAAAGAGTCTCTGTATAATCTGATAGAcgagaagaatttgaaaaacgAGCTTGCGCGCTTCAAACTAGATCGTGAAAGTAATATGATAGAGGAGGAGCATCGCGAAAATCTCATGCCGATCATAATGAGAATCATTTACGCCAAAATGATCACGAAGACCGGCATGAGGACCGGTGGGAAAGGTGGCGGACTCGTACGTAGAAAGATCATCCTGCGTTTTCTGGGTGGTGCGCAGGAAGACGAGATGATCGTGTTCGTCAAAATGGCATTTAGACCGTTCAAGTCATACGTGTCGCTGGAGGTGGACGAAGCGTTCGACCTAAACAAGTACGCGAAGAACATCGTCGACATCGTCGATCTGAGTAACGTCATGCCACCTAAACGTATGCAGAGCGCCGTGAATCTGCTGGCGATAATAATTGAGCAATTCGGTGGGAAAATGTCGACGAAGTTACTACCGCGTTTACTCAGGATACTGATTTGCATCCTGGCTGAGGTGGATGGCATTCTGCGCAGGTCGGGGGAGGTTTATCCTGGATATCTGACGATGATTAAGAACGTGAGGACGAGCTGCGTTGGCATTCTGGCTAGATTCTTCACACACTTCGAGAACTACGACTGGAAGCGGCACGAGATAGACGCGGTCTATCATGTCGCAATATTTCCCTCATTACAAAAGCTGCCGATTGAAGGTATACACAGTCCCACGGCCTTGTTGAAGCTGTTTATGGCATGGAGCCAGAACTCGCGGTACTACCCGTTGTTCGCGAAGTATCAGGAGGACAATGTGTTGATCACTCCTCTCCCTTACATTATGCAACTTCTGTCGAATCCTAGGACGCATCAATCCGTCATCAATGCCATTCTGGGGATGATCGAAAAGATGCTGACGCTGCAGGACTACGGGAGATCCAACGAGAATGCGATGCAGGTGGACGCGCCGTTCTTACCGTTAACACCGATACTCAGCAATGTGTTCGAGATGGAGGAGAAGATACTTTCGAGCGGAATTAACTATGGCTCCGCTATACTTCTGCCGCACGTTCCTCGCGTTCTGGAGTTTATCAAGGACAGACTTAAAAGGTCCAATAAGAACATAAACAAGACCGAATTGATCATACTGTCGCGAATCTCCGAATTCGTCACGGATGACGAGACATGCGACATGGTGCTGAAGCTGATAATACCCGTATTACTAAAAAAGGCTACGTGTGGCGGTAACGAGGAGACTGTTATAGAACTGCTGACGACCGTTACGAatctcataaaaattgtaagtaaGCCGGAGATTCACCTGCGCTCCGTCGCACCGCTGATCGGTTTCGTGTCGGATGTGCCCGCCCGCAAGACTCTTTTGCGCCTGTATCGTATCATCGCCGAGAGATCCGCGAAGGAGCATCGTGAGGCAATGATCCAGGACTGCGACCTTTTGGCCATGCTTAACGCGTGGGATCACAGATGGGTCGACCAACCGGATTTCCAGAAGAGATTGGACGCTTTCAATCTAATCAACGACATGACCGAAAGAAATGCGATCACGTTAGAATTCGGTGCAACTGTGATACACAactgtttttactttttgaaaacCGAATCGGATTTAGCGATGAGAGACTGCTCCGGCCAATGTCTGAAACTCGTCGGGGCAAAACTGGCAAGAGAGCATCAGAGTAATATTCTGAACAGGCGTTACCTGATGGACGATACTATCTTAACGCTCACAAGAAAAGGCATTACGAGCAAGAACGAAGCCGTCCGCCTTCAGTCAATAGCGTTTCTGGGATATATGGCTTTGGAATGCGCGGACGTGCATCCCGTTTTACGAGACTTATCCTTGCTTACCAATCGAGCCGATCCTGAGGTCGACTTTTTTGAGAACATGCAACATCTGCAGCTGTATAGGCGAGCACGTGCCTTGCTGAAGTTCTGCACGCTCGCCAAGACGTTGCAGAAGCCGTTTAATCCTAAAACATTGACACAGTTTATTCTTCCCCTCTGCTCATCGTATTTGTGCAACGAGGCTTTCATTCACAAGAACAGCCTCATTGATGCTGCTATCGAGACTGTCGGAGTGGTGTGCAGGTTGTTACCGTGGCATCATTATGAGATCATATTGAAGCATTATTTAGGCAAACTGAGGAGCTCCACGGAATTTCAGAAGCAGGTCGTTAGAATAGTTGTAATGATATTAGACTCTTTTCATTACGATCTCTCAAAGTACAAGCCGGCAGAGAAAACAATTGCGCAAACCGAAACCACTTTGACAGAAACAGAAAACAAGGCTGCTTTTGTTACCGAAAAGGAAGAAGCTAATGATGCGATCGGTGATGATGAGAACCTTAAAATCACGAAACAAGAAGATGAAGAAAAATTGGAAGAAGCATTAAATGatgaaaacattgaaaatGTTGAAGAGATAATAGAAAAGGAAGATAGAGAAGTGATGAAGGAGGAGTTATCGATAATGGAAAGACAAACACTACTTTCTCAATATGGTGCGAAGAAAGTGATATTCAGTATATCGAACGACTTGTTGCCTCAACTGCATCGATCCATCGTAGCGAGAACTCGGCAGGAGAGCAGTCATAAAATCAACAAGAAGAAAATCGCCTCCGAGACGGAAGAGGACGATTTGTTGAGAGTTCCTATTGCTCTTGCTCTTGTAAAGTTATTGCAGAAAATGCCCGAAAATCTTCTAGACGCAAACCTGCCGGG aatttttatgaaactgTGTACGTTCCTGAAATCACGTATGGAATCAGTTCGACGTGCGACTCGCGAGACACTGCAGAAAATTATGATAACTTTAGGACCGAAGTATCTTCATCATCTTTTGAAAGAACTAAATACACTGTTAACAAAAGGCTTCCAAGTACATGTTCTCGCGTATACAGTACAGGCTGTATTAGTCGCATTGAAGCCTTATTTCCagaaatttgatatcaataataatttacaaagcATTCTGTCT gTGTGCAAAGTGGATCTGTTTGGATTAACTGCGGAAGAAAAGGAGGTAGCTGGTATTGTTAAAAACGTGTCAGAGGCAAAAAGTACTAAGAGTTTTGATATCTTCCACATCTTGGCGGAGTTTATAACAGACTCTTGCTTATTAGACTTAATTCTGccgttaaaagaaatactaATGAAGACACACTCACATAAAACGATACATAAGATCGTGGAGTGCTTTCGAAACATAACTTTAGGATTGGCAGACAATGCTTACATACCATTGGAACAAATgctcatatttctttttggTATTATTTCGGAAAGCATTCCAGGCCTCATGCcggaaaaagaaagtaaaacgCTCGCGGAAGAAGAAAGGAGAGGAGAAACGAAAGCTTCGATACGACAATCGAATTATTTCCTTATACCATCAGAACCTAAAAATAGGATGGGTATTAAAGCTACTGCGAAAACTACCAAACATGCCAACGTTCATGTAATAATCGAATTCGGTCTGAAACTATATCACATATTTCTGAAACGAGACAAAGTCTCCGGCACGGAATACAAGCATTATCTGGAACCATTTACATCAGTTTTAAGTGATTGTTTAAAGTCTCAGCATGTTAAATTGTGCACTGTAACGTTACAATGTTTAAATTGGATGCTTAAGATGGATCTAGATTCGATGCACTCGTCGATATCAGATATATGTTCTTctatgtttaacattttgcataaatatgcTGCTGCGGGATTAAGTAAGGGAGATAACTTCGATCTCGTGATGGCCACGTTCAAATGCATGTCCGTAATCGTCCGTgacgtaaaatatttcagcaTCGATGCCGATCAGCTCAAGATTCTTATCTTATACGCGGAGCAAGATCTACACGATAGCGATAAGTATGCCACGGCGTTTACCTTGCTCAAGGCCATAATACATcggaaaatgattattcccGAAATGTATACTGTCATGGAAAAAGTAGCAATGCTGAGTATCACCTCGGAGCTGGAGCACGTTAAATTGCAATCACGTTCTGTGTTCTACTCTTATCTCATGGGCTATCCACTTGGCAAACATTTGGACAAACACATATACTTTTATCTCACTCAATTGAGTTATGAGATGCAGCCGGGTCGATTGAGCGCACTGGAAATGATCCACACCATCGTCACGGGATTTCCGTTGAAAACCTTAACCAGAAGAGCAGAAATCATATTTCTAATGACTGGTGCAAGATTGATAAACGATGACGATCCAACTTGCCGTAAACTGtgtgcaaaatgtataaaagaaatgCTCACGCGAATATCCTTTAATGATAGAAATAAGCTGTTTGATAAGTGGCTTCCTGAATGGCTAAATGATTCCAAAATAAGATACCGGACGTTAGCGGCACAGTTATGCGGCATATTCGTGACTGTTGAGAAAAACGATTTCGATTTGCGACTACCTCAAATTTTGCCATTGTTGTTGAAGCAGTTTCACGCTAAATTCTCTGATTCTGATAACGCGAAATCCGAAAAGTCTATAAAGTTAGATAACGTAAAATTTTCGGAGAAAGAttcaaagaaagaaagaacgaaAGACCATCATTTGATTCAGGTGTTACAATTGGTACTAAAAATAGCACATCACACATCTATTCTCACGAACGAAAAGTACAAAGATTCTGTTGATTCTTTTGCTg aatATAGTCAATCTTTATTGGCGCACCCGCATTTGTGGGTCCGATTAGCAGCAGCGCAATTGATTGGTTTTATTTTGGCAGCTCTTGATGTTGATAAAATCGTGgaacttttaaataatccaGAGAGCGATCTTGTATATGCGGGTTACATGTATTCGAGACCCGTTCACACTTTAAAGAGTTTAATTCTAGATTTAGTGGCTCAACTTTATCCGGATATGACATTTGAGCAATTAGCGGATCAAGTTGTAaagaatctaatttttatcgcaAAGATATTGAAATCGGTCACAGGACCTGCAAAAAATGACGATCAAGATGACGAAAATAAAGCGAAAgacaataacaatttatctTTCCCTTGGCTCATTAGAAGATTGAGGAAAGCtgttaatatagaaataacgCAAGCTCCCAAGTCAACATCAGTG aGAACTGCAATGTTTAAGTTCATTGCGGGTGTAGTAACTACAGTTCCTATGGAGTATCTAAACgtgatactttttaatattatgtctCCATTGGTTCGAGAGATGTCTACAACAGAAGAAACAAACGCTGAATTACGTCAGCTTGCCAAAGAAGTAGCTgctatgataaaaaaatctataggAAATGAAGACtatgtcaaattattaaatcgagTACAACAAAAGTTGAATGTTAAGAAAGCGGAAAGGAAAAAAGCTCGCGCGCAACAG tttgtGACAGATCCAGATCTGGCGGCTAAACGTAAACTTGCCAAACAACAAAAGAAGAAGGAggctaaaaaaagaaaactagaCACCATAAAAGGAAGCAAAGGAgcaaaaaaacgtaaaaagaaaacagaattggatgatttgtaa